Genomic segment of Sphingopyxis sp. QXT-31:
CGAGCGAGCGCGTTTGCGAAATGACGTCCAGGCTGTGCGCCTGCCAGCCCAGAGAGCGGTCGTAATTGTCGTTGGCGCGCATGAGCAGCAGCACCAGCGCCGCGACGACGCCGGTCAGGATCGCGCCGACGCCGACCGTCAGCCAGAAGCGCAGCCGCTCCCGCCGATTGTCGTTTTCGCTATCATAATCCGCCTCGAACACGCGGCCGTTGTACCGGAATCGCGCCGCGCGGGAAAGCGGCGAACGAATCGCGGCGCGTCCGCCAAATCGGCTCGCCCCGAAAAGGAGTCCGTCCGTCGGCGGCTACGCTCGCTTCAGCCGATAATGCCGACGCGCTTGCCCGCGCGCTCGAAGCGGCCCAGGATTTCGCCGACCTGCTCGCTCGAATGCTCGGCGCAGAGCGAGCAGCGCAGCAACGTCATGCCGGCGGGGGTCGCCGGCGGGCGCGCGAGATTGACGTAAAGCCCTTCCTCAAGCAGCGCTTCCCACATCATCGCGCCGCGTTCGAGGTCGGGCATGATGACCGCGATGATCGCCGATTGCGGCTCATCGGTGCCGAGCGTGAAGCCCAGGTCGCGGAGGCCCTTGTGCAGGTCCTTCGAATTTTCCCACAGATGCGCGCGCTTGTTCGAACCGTGCATCAGCTTGCGGATGCTCGTCGCCGCGGTCGCGACGACGCTCGGCGGCAGCGAAGCGGTGAAGACGTACGGACGGCAGACGAGGCGCAAAATCTCGAACTTCGGATGGTTCGAAACGCAGAAGCCGCCGACGGTGCCGACGCTCTTCGAAAAGGTTCCTATGATGAAGTCGACATCGTCGATGACGCCCTGCGCCTCGGCGACGCCGCGGCCGTGCTCGCCGATGAAGCCCATCGAATGCGCCTCGTCGACCAGCACCATCGCGCCATTCTCCTTGGAGACGCGGATCATCTCCTTGAGCGGCGCGATGTCGCCGAGCATCGAATAGACGCCCTCGAGCACAACGAGCTTGCCCGCTTCGGGGGGCAGGCGCTTCAGCCTTTTCTCCAGCGCCTCGACGTCGTTGTGGCGGAAGGCGACGATTTCGGCGTTGCCCATCGCGCAGCCGTCATAGATCGAGGCATGGCTGTCGATGTCGAGGATGACATAGTCGCCCTTGCCCGCGATCGTGCTGATGATGCCGAGGTTCGCCTGATATCCGGTCGAGAACACCATGGCATGGTCCATGGCGTAGAATTCCTTGAGCGCGTCCTCGCACTCCTTGTGCCCCTGATAGGTGCCGTTGAGGACGCGGCTGCCGGTGGTGCCGCTGCCGAATTTGTCGAGCGCATCTTTGCCCGCGGCAATGACATCCGCGTCGAAGGTCATGCCCATATAATTATAGGTGCCGAGCAGGATCGTCTCGCGCCCGTTGCAGATCGCGACGGTCGGCGAGACCACGCGCTCCATCACCAGGCTGAACGGGTCGGTCACCCCGGTCGCGAGCAGATCCTCGCGCTGCTGGATCAGCGGGTCGAACTTGCTGAAAAGATCGGTCATGCGTGGCTCAGCCCTGCAGCTTTTCGACCGCGGCGATCAGCTGGCCGACGGTCTCGATCTCGGCCTGCATGTTCATGCTGATGATGATGTCGAAGGTGTCCTCGACCTCGGCGACGAAATCCATCACCGTCAGGCTGTCCCATTCGAGGTCGCCGGCAAAGGTCGTGGCGTCGGTCAGTTCGACGCCCTTCTTGTTGAACGGCGCAATCAGGCCGTGAATCTGGTCCGTGAGGCTGCTCATTGGCTGCGTCCCTTGAAGATAGAAAGTTGCGCGCGGGAATGCCGCTATGATCTCCGCTTGGCAAGCGAATGCGGCGGGATTCGGGCAGCATCTTGCCGCCCGCGGGACTTCATGTCATTCCCGTTACAGGGTCGCCCGTCGCCGTGTCGGCAGGGAAGGGGTACTATGGACAGCGAAAAACCGGCACCGCCGCCGATCAGCTTCCCGCCGAACGCGGTCCATCTGGTGCGCACCAACCAGCAATTGACGATGAACCTGTCGCAAATGGCCGACCAGAAAGCGTCCATCCTGATGGGCGCGACCTTCGTCGTCTTCACCCTCGCGATCGGCCAGGCGCGCGCCGGGGCGGGCGCGCTAGCGATCCCGCTCGCGATCCTCGCCACCTTTTCCTTCCTGTCGGCGCTGCTCGCGATCTCGGCGGTGCTGCCCCGCGTCGGAAAAGCGCCGCCGATCGTCTACAAGGACGGCAAGGACCACAGCAACATCCTCTTCTTCGGCCGCTTTGCGCAGATGGAGGAGGATGAGTTCATCGATGCGGTCAAGGCGCGGCTGCGCACCGAGGAAGATTTGTACGAAACGATGCTGCGCGACACCTATCAGAACGGGATCGTGCTCGCGCGGCGCAAATATCGCTATCTTGCTTATGCTTATCGCTTGTTCGTCGTCGGCCTGACGCTGACCTTTGTCGCCTTCGCGGTCGAAATGGCGCTATTGTGGAGCAAATGACGCGCTGGGGCGTGGCGCGTCCGCCGACCGTCGGCGTCACGAAACTTCCTTTGCAGGGCGGGAACTACCCGCCTGAGGCCCGACACCACGGCCGCCCTGTTGCCATTATGCCACCCCCTGCGAACGAAACGTTGCGCAACCCAATCCCCCGATTGAACCCATAACCGTACGCGCCTATCCGGGCCGGCTGTGTTGCAGACGACCACCCCCCTGACCGCGGATGTGCCGCAGGGTCTCGGCGCCGAGTTTCGCGCGACGCTGGCGCTCGCCTGGCCGCTGGCGGCGGCGAACCTGCTCCAGATGCTGGTCCATGCGATCGACGTGATTTTCGTGGCGCGGCTCGGCGATGCGGCGCTCGCCGCCTCGTCACTCGGCGTCTCGATCTTCGGGCTGCTGCTGTGGACCGGCACCGGGCTGGTCGGCGCGGTCGCGCCGCTCGTCGCCGCCGAACTGGGGCGCCGCAAGCATGCAGTGCGCGAGGTGCGGCGGTCGGTGCGCATGGCGCTGTGGCTGAGCGCGCTCGTCTCGCTGGTCTTCATGGGCGTCTGCGCGCTGGGCGGGCCGATCATGCTCGCGACCGGTCAGCCGCCCGAAACCTCGGCGCGCGCCGCCGATTTCCTCCTGATCCTCTTGTGGGGCATGTTCCCGATGATCGCCGCCGCGGTGCTGCGCATCTTCGTCTCGGCGCTCGGCCGGCCCAAGATCGCGACCGCGATCACCTTCTGCGCGCTCGGGGTCAACGCGCTCGGCAATTGGGCGCTCGTGTTCGGCAACCTCGGCATGCCTGCATTGGGCCTCGAGGGATCGGCGCTGTCGAGCGTCATGACCAGCACGCTGATGCTGCTCGCCTATGTCGTGATCATCCAGACCGACCGGCGGCTGCGGCGCTACCATCTGTTCGGCAAATGGTGGCGCGCCGAATGGACGCGTTTTTTCGAGATGCTGCGCATCGGCACCCCGATCGCGCTGACCATCCTGGCCGAGGCAGGGCTGTTCACCGGCGCCGCCTTCCTGATGGGGCGCATCGGCGAGGCCGAACTCGCGGGGCACACCATCGCGCTGCAGGTCGCGGCGCTCGCCTTCCAGATTCCTTTCGGGGTCGCGCAGGCGGCGACGATCCGAGTCGGGCTTGCCTATGGCGCGCGCGACCATCGCGGCATCGCGCACGCGGGGACCGCGGCGATGGTGCTCGGCATCGGCTTCATGGCCTTTACCGCGCTCACCATTTGGCTGTTCCCGTCGCTCGTCCTGTCGATCTATGTCGACGTCGACGCCGCGAAGAACGCCGCGCTCGTCGGTTTCGCGATGCAGTTCCTCGTCGTCGCCGCCGCCTTCCAGCTGTTCGACGGTGCACAGGCCGTCGCCGCGGGCGCGCTGCGCGGGCTTCAGGACACGCGCACCCCGATGATCATCGCCATCTGCGGCTACTGGATCGGCGGGTACGGTACCGCCATCTACTTGGGCTTCTGGACGCCTTGGGCCGGGGTCGGGGTGTGGATCGGCCTCGCCGTGGGCCTTGTCCTGGTGGCGGGTCTTCTCATGTTGCGCTGGCGGATGCGCAGCCGTCTCGGGCTCTTACCGGCCTGACGCAAAAAACTTGCAGCGGCGTGCTTGACGGCCTCTGGACTCCCACCCATATGGCCGTCTGTTAGCACTCTCGCTCAGCGAGTGCTAAGAACGACATCATTTGCATCTCTGGAGGGATAACCCATGCAATTTCGTCCGCTGCACGACCGCGTGCTCGTCCGCCGTATCGAAGCCGAAGAAAAGACGGCCGGCGGGATCATCATCCCCGACACCGCCAAGGAAAAGCCGCAGGAAGGCGAAGTCGTCTCCGTCGGCACCGGCACCCGCGCCGACGACGGCAAGGTCACCCCGCTCGACGTCAAGGCCGGCGACCGCATCCTGTTCGGCAAATGGTCGGGCACCGAGGTCAAGGTCGACGGCGAAGAGCTGCTGATCATGAAGGAATCGGACATCCTCGGCGTCATCGCCTGAGCGTTTCCATCGAATTCAGTGTGAAGTTGCGCAGTTTTCTGCGCCTTTAAAAGGAACAAGCACATGGCTGCTAAAGACGTCAAATTCTCGCGCGACGCGCGCGAACGCATTCTTCGCGGTGTCGACACCCTCGCCGACGCGGTGAAGGTCACCCTCGGCCCCAAGGGCCGCAACGTCGTGATCGACAAGAGCTTCGGCGCCCCCCGCATCACCAAGGACGGCGTCACCGTCGCCAAGGAAATCGAACTCAAGGACAAGTTCGAGAATATGGGCGCCCAGATGCTGCGCGAAGTCGCATCGAAGGCGAACGACAAGGCCGGCGACGGCACCACCACCGCGACCGTTCTCGCCCAGGCGATCGTGCGCGAAGGCATGAAGTCGGTTGCTGCCGGCATGAACCCGATGGACTTGAAGCGCGGCATCGACCTCGCGGTCAGCAAGGTCGTCGAAACGATCAAGGCGCAGTCGAAGCCGGTTTCGGGCACGTCTGAAATCGCTCAGGTCGGCATCATCTCGGCCAACGGCGACAAGGAAGTCGGCGAAAAGATCGCCGAAGCCATGGACAAGGTCGGCAAGGAAGGCGTGATCACGGTCGAGGAAGCCAAGGGCCTCGATTTCGAACTCGATGTCGTCGAAGGCATGCAGTTCGACCGCGGTTACCTGAGCCCCTATTTCATCACCAACCCCGAAAAGATGCTCGTAGAGCTGTCGGATCCCTATATCCTGATCTTCGAGAAGAAGCTGTCGAACCTCCAGTCGATGCTGCCGATCCTCGAAGCCGTGGTGCAGTCGGGCCGTCCGCTCCTGATCATCGCCGAGGACATCGAAGGCGAAGCGCTCGCGACGCTGGTGGTCAACCGTCTGCGCGGCGGCCTGAAGGTCGCGGCCGTCAAGGCGCCGGGCTTCGGCGATCGCCGCAAGGCGATGCTGCAGGACATCGCGATCCTCACCGCCGGTGAAATGATCAGCGAAGACCTGGGCATCAAGCTCGAGTCGGTCACGCTGAACATGCTCGGCCAGGCCAAGCGCGTCACGATCGACAAGGACAACACCACCATCGTCGATGGTGCTGGCGACCATGATGCGATCAAGGGCCGCGTCGAACAGATTCGTGCCCAGATCGAAACGACCACGTCGGATTACGACAAGGAAAAGCTGCAGGAACGTCTGGCGAAGCTCGCCGGCGGTGTTGCCGTGATCAAGGTCGGCGGCGCTTCGGAAGTCGAAGTGAAGGAACGCAAGGATCGCGTCGACGACGCCCTCCACGCGACCCGCGCTGCGGTCGAAGAAGGCATCGTCCCCGGCGGCGGTACCGCGCTGCTGTACGCGACGAAGGCGCTCGAAGGCCTGTCGGGCATCAACGAAGACCAGACCCGCGGCATCGACATCATCCGTCGCGCGCTGCAGGCTCCGGTTCGCCAGATCGCGGAGAACGCAGGCTTCGACGGCGGTGTCGTCGCGGGCAAGCTGTTCGACCAGAACGACAGCAACTTCGGCTTCAACGCCTCGACCGACGTCTATGAAGACCTGGTCAAGGCCGGTGTCATCGACCCGACCAAGGTCGTGCGCATCGCGCTGCAGGACGCCGCCTCGGTTGCCGGTCTGCTGATCACCACCGAAGCCGGCATCGCCGAAACGCCCGAAGACAAGCCCGCCATGCCCATGGGCGGCGGCGGCATGGGCGGCATGGGCGGCATGGACTTCTAAAGTCCACGCCGGCTTGCCGAACGGCCAAGTCACAGGAAGGGCCGGGAGAGCGATCTCCCGGCCCTTTTTCTGTTTCCCCGCAGCCGAATGGCGGGCATGAAGCGGCCAATGACGCCCGCTTCGCCGATCGACCGCCTCCGCGCCGCGCTGCTCGCCGACGAGGCGGCGCAGCTTCGCCTCGCCCCGATCGTCGAGGTCGAAACCTTCCTCGACGCGATCACTGCCTATGCCGACGGGCTGGGCCTGGCGATACCGTGCCAGACCTTCGCCGCCGGGCTGGCGCGCGCCGCGACGCCGCAGATGGAGCAGGATTTGCCCGCGCTGCGGCTCGCCGAGGCGCCGCCGCGCCACTGGCTGCCCGTCGAGCTCAAGGGCTATCAGGGCGCGGTCGTCGTCGAATGGCTGCATTTCGCAGGCCTGCCGCTGACCGATCCCTTTTTCGAGGAAACATGGCGCAAGGTGCGCGTGCTGCCGTTCAACCGGCTGATGCGCTGCGCGACGCCGCTCGCCGCGATCGAGGCCTTCGCCGACGCGCCGCCGCCGGACGGCCTCGTCTTCCATATGTCGCGCTGCGGCTCGACGCTCGTCGGGCAGATGCTGGGCACGGTGCCGCAGCATATCGTCGTGTCCGAGCCGCCGGTGCTCGACACCATGATCCAGCTCGCCGGGCACGGGCAGGTGCCGCCCGCGATGATCCGCGCGCTGGCAGGCGCGCTGACCCGCGACCGCGGCGAGGGCGTGCGCCACCGCTTCCTTAAGCTCGACGCGTGGCACAGCTTCGTGCTGCCGCTGCTCCGCACCCTATGGCCCGACGTGCCGTGGGTTTTCCTCTACCGCGACCCGATCGAGGTGCTCGTCTCGCAGCAGCGCCGGCCGGGCATGCACGTCCGCCCCGGGGTGCTGCCGCTCGAAACCTATGGCATCGACCCCGCCGAGGGCGCAGCGGCGGGCGATTATGCCGCCTGGATCCTCGACCGCATCTGCCGCGCCGCCGCCGACGCGGTCGACGCGCAGTGCCTGCTCCTCAATTATCGCGAGCTGCCGGGGGCGCTGGCCGATGCGATCCTGCCGCACTTCGGGGTCGCGCCCGATCCCGCGGCGCTCGACCGGATCGTCGCGGCGGGCGGCCGCTATTCGAAGGCGCCTGGCCAGGCCTTCACCGGCGACAGCGAAGCGAAGCAGCGCGCGGCCTCCGACGCCCTGCGCGGCGCCGCGGCGCCGCTGCTCGCAACCTATGCGCGGCTCGAGGCGATGCGCAGCGCGCTTCCGGCCATGGGCAGTTCATCGGCGCCCATGCAGGGGGAAAAGGTATGAGCTTCGCCCTCGCCTTCGCCGCCCTGCTCGCCGCGCCCGCCGCCGAGCCCGCGCCCCCGGCACCCGTCCCACGCTGCGGTTATCGCGTCGTCCAGAGCTATCCGCACGACACGAACAGCTTCACCCAGGGGCTCTTCTGGCACGGCGGGCATCTCTATGAGACCACGGGCCAATATGGCAGCTCGCGCATTGCACGGCTCGACCTCGCGACGGGAAAGGCGCTCGCCGAGACGAAATTGCCCGCCGACCAGTTCGGCGAGGGCAGCACGCGCTGGAAGGATCAGATCATCGGGGTCACCTGGCAGCGCGGCATCGGCCACCGCTGGCGGATCAAGGACCTGAAGCCGGTCGGCGATTTCCGTTACGCCGGCGAAGGCTGGGGCGTGACGATGGTCGGCGACAGCCTGGTGCTCAGCGACGGCACGCCCGAGCTGCGCTTCTTCGACCCCGCGACGATGACCGAGCAAAAGAAGCTGACGGTCCGCCTGTCGAACACCCCACTGCCGATGCTCAACGAGCTCGAGACGATCGACGGCGAAATCTGGGCCAATGTCTGGATGACTGAGGCGATCGTGCGCATCGATCCCGACAGCGGCGCGGTCAAATATATCGTCGATCTGGACGGCCTGCGCGACCAGGCTGGCGGCAACGACCGCGACGCGGTGCTCAACGGCATCGCCTGGGACGCGAAGGCCAAGCGCCTGTTCGTCACGGGCAAATATTGGTCGAAACTGTTCGAGATCGCGCTGACCGACTGCGGCTAGGGCGCGGTCAGCGCCGCCGCCATCCGCGCCGCCGCCCCGTCATAGACGCGCGCCTTCAGCCCTTCGGTCACCGCCGCAGGGGCATGGTCGGGATGGCCGCCGACGAAAGGCGGCGCGGGGTCATATTCGATCGCGAGCTGAATCGCCTGCGCCGCCGCGTCGCCGCGGATGCTCGCGATCAGCGTCAGCGCGAAATCGAGCCCCGAGGTCACCCCACCGCTGGTCACGATCGTCCCGTCCTCGACGATCCGCGCATGCTCGTAGGTCGCGCCGACCAGCGGCAGCAGATGCGTATAGCCCCAATGCGTCGTCGCGCGCTTGCCCGTCAACAGCCCGGCGCGGCCAAGCAGGAAGGCGCCGGTGCACACGCTCGTCACCCACGTCGCGCCCGCCGCCTGCCGCGCGATAAAATCGATCGTGGCGGCATCGTGCAGCGCTTCGGCGACACCATGGCCGCCGGGGATGCACAATATGTCGGCCTGCGGAGACGACGCAAAATCATGCGTCGGCAGGATCGAAAAGCCGCTGTCGGTGGCGATCGGATCGAGTGACTTCGCGGCGCCCGCGAGCAACGCGCCGGGCATCCGGCACAGCGCCTGCGCGGGCGCGGTGAAGTCGAGCTGGGTGATGCCCGGGAACAGCAGGAAGACGATCTGGGTTGCGGCGGGGTCGGTCATGGCGCACTCCTGTCGGCAGGAAGGGACGTCCAGGCGCGCGGCTCGTTCGCCGGTCGGCGAAATCCCGCTCCCTGATGGGTCTCCATCGTCAGCGCCAGTTGCGGGACGGCAGCGGTCTACGCCTTCGCCTGGCGCAGGGGAAGCGCTATTCGCCGGTGCTTTCCTTTGCCGCCGCTTCGGCCTCGGCGGGCGGCACGGCGTCGCGGCTTTCGAGCATTTCGGCGGCATCGTCGAGCGCCTTGGCCTCGGCGACGGTCACTCCACCGGGGCCCGGCTCGTTGTCGGTGCGGCTGCACGCCCCCAGCATGAGCGCGGCGACGGCGGGGAGGAGCAAAAGGGTCCGGTTCATGCGCGGTCTCCCGACGAAAAAGGGCTCCATTCTTTCGGAATGGAGCCCCTGTTCAGTGCACCCAAGGTGCGCCGACGACTTACTTCTTCTCGTCGTTGGCTTCGGCCTTGGCGGTTTCGGCTTCGATCTTGTCGCCCGCGGCAGCGGCGGCGTCGCCGGCGGCGTTCACGGTGCCTTCGACGGCGTTGCCGGCGTCCTTGGCGGCTTCGGCGGTGGCGTCGGCGGCTTCGGCGGTCGCTTCGGCAGCGGCATCGCCCGCAGCGGCGGCGTCGTCAGCGGCCGAGTCCGCGGTCGCTTCCGCAGCGTCCTGGGTCTTTTCCGAGCAGGCGGTCAGGCTGAAAGCAGCCGCGGCGACCGAAGCGATGATGAATTTGCGCATGAATTATCCTTTCGAATGCCAAAGGTGACCGGCATCCGGCCCCTGCGGCAGAGGACTAACCCCCGTCGGCGCGATTGGCAACCGTCAACGGCCCCGCCCCCGCGCCGAGTTGTTCCAGAACGAAAAAGGGGCCGTCGGCTGAAACCGGCGACCCCCTTTTTCCTCCGGCCGAAAACCGGGAAGAAGCTTACTTCTTGGCTTCTTCGACGGCGGTCTTGGCTTCGCCGGCAGCAGCCTTGGCGGCGTCGGCAGCTTCGGTGGCCTTGTCGGTCGCGGCGGCGGTGTCGCCAGCGGCAGCCGCGTCGGCGGCACCGGCAGCAGCATCGGTCGCGGTCGCAGCAGCGTCGGCGGCGCCGGCAGCGGCGTCCATCGCGCCGTCGGCAGCGGCTTCGGGCTCGGCGGTCGCTTCGGTGGTCGCGGCTTCGTCAGCCTTCTTTTCGCCGCAAGCGGCGAGGCCCAGCGAGGCGGCGAGGACGAGCGACAGAGTGATGGTCTTTTTCATATGGGAATACCCCTCTCGATTGAACTGATCGGTAGCATTCCGGATAATCCGGCGAATTGCCAACCGCCCTCACCGCTACAGTTTCGCAAAAAACCGCGCAACGGGGTTTTTGCGCCGCCCAGCGCAATTGCGACGCTGCGCCCGTTCATCTGGGCGAAAGCTGTGGAAAAGCAGCGTGCGGTCCGGTTGACTGGATATAAAGAAATCTTTATATGTCCCATCATGACCGAGTTGCTCGACATTTTCCGTGCGCTGGCCGACCCGACCCGCTTGCGAGTCGTCGCCCTGCTGCGCGAAATGGAGCTGGCGATCGGCGAGCTCGCGGTCGTGCTCGAGCAAAGCCAGCCGCGCGTGTCGCGCCACGTCCGCATCCTCGCCGACGCCGGGATCATCGAACGCCGCCGCGAGGGCAGCTGGGTGTTCCTGCGCATTGCCGAGGACGGCCCGGTCGGCCAAATCCTGGCCCGCGCCGAATTATGGCCGTTCTCGCCGCGCGAAGCCTTGATCATCGGCTACGACGCCCAGCGGCTCGCCGCGATCCGCACCGAACGCGCGGCGGTCGCTGAACGCTATTTCGCCGACCACGCCGCCGAATGGGACAAGATCCGCTCGCGCCACGTCGCCGAGAGCGAGGTCGAGGCGGCGATGCTGGCGATGGTGGCGGGCCGCCGGCTCGGCCATCTGCTCGACATCGGCACGGGCACCGGCCGCATGGCCGAAATCTTCGCGCCGACGG
This window contains:
- a CDS encoding aspartyl beta-hydroxylase, with the protein product MTPASPIDRLRAALLADEAAQLRLAPIVEVETFLDAITAYADGLGLAIPCQTFAAGLARAATPQMEQDLPALRLAEAPPRHWLPVELKGYQGAVVVEWLHFAGLPLTDPFFEETWRKVRVLPFNRLMRCATPLAAIEAFADAPPPDGLVFHMSRCGSTLVGQMLGTVPQHIVVSEPPVLDTMIQLAGHGQVPPAMIRALAGALTRDRGEGVRHRFLKLDAWHSFVLPLLRTLWPDVPWVFLYRDPIEVLVSQQRRPGMHVRPGVLPLETYGIDPAEGAAAGDYAAWILDRICRAAADAVDAQCLLLNYRELPGALADAILPHFGVAPDPAALDRIVAAGGRYSKAPGQAFTGDSEAKQRAASDALRGAAAPLLATYARLEAMRSALPAMGSSSAPMQGEKV
- a CDS encoding DJ-1/PfpI family protein translates to MTDPAATQIVFLLFPGITQLDFTAPAQALCRMPGALLAGAAKSLDPIATDSGFSILPTHDFASSPQADILCIPGGHGVAEALHDAATIDFIARQAAGATWVTSVCTGAFLLGRAGLLTGKRATTHWGYTHLLPLVGATYEHARIVEDGTIVTSGGVTSGLDFALTLIASIRGDAAAQAIQLAIEYDPAPPFVGGHPDHAPAAVTEGLKARVYDGAAARMAAALTAP
- a CDS encoding entericidin EcnAB, yielding MRKFIIASVAAAAFSLTACSEKTQDAAEATADSAADDAAAAGDAAAEATAEAADATAEAAKDAGNAVEGTVNAAGDAAAAAGDKIEAETAKAEANDEKK
- a CDS encoding MATE family efflux transporter, whose amino-acid sequence is MQTTTPLTADVPQGLGAEFRATLALAWPLAAANLLQMLVHAIDVIFVARLGDAALAASSLGVSIFGLLLWTGTGLVGAVAPLVAAELGRRKHAVREVRRSVRMALWLSALVSLVFMGVCALGGPIMLATGQPPETSARAADFLLILLWGMFPMIAAAVLRIFVSALGRPKIATAITFCALGVNALGNWALVFGNLGMPALGLEGSALSSVMTSTLMLLAYVVIIQTDRRLRRYHLFGKWWRAEWTRFFEMLRIGTPIALTILAEAGLFTGAAFLMGRIGEAELAGHTIALQVAALAFQIPFGVAQAATIRVGLAYGARDHRGIAHAGTAAMVLGIGFMAFTALTIWLFPSLVLSIYVDVDAAKNAALVGFAMQFLVVAAAFQLFDGAQAVAAGALRGLQDTRTPMIIAICGYWIGGYGTAIYLGFWTPWAGVGVWIGLAVGLVLVAGLLMLRWRMRSRLGLLPA
- the groES gene encoding co-chaperone GroES, with amino-acid sequence MQFRPLHDRVLVRRIEAEEKTAGGIIIPDTAKEKPQEGEVVSVGTGTRADDGKVTPLDVKAGDRILFGKWSGTEVKVDGEELLIMKESDILGVIA
- a CDS encoding glutaminyl-peptide cyclotransferase, whose translation is MSFALAFAALLAAPAAEPAPPAPVPRCGYRVVQSYPHDTNSFTQGLFWHGGHLYETTGQYGSSRIARLDLATGKALAETKLPADQFGEGSTRWKDQIIGVTWQRGIGHRWRIKDLKPVGDFRYAGEGWGVTMVGDSLVLSDGTPELRFFDPATMTEQKKLTVRLSNTPLPMLNELETIDGEIWANVWMTEAIVRIDPDSGAVKYIVDLDGLRDQAGGNDRDAVLNGIAWDAKAKRLFVTGKYWSKLFEIALTDCG
- the spt gene encoding serine palmitoyltransferase, which encodes MTDLFSKFDPLIQQREDLLATGVTDPFSLVMERVVSPTVAICNGRETILLGTYNYMGMTFDADVIAAGKDALDKFGSGTTGSRVLNGTYQGHKECEDALKEFYAMDHAMVFSTGYQANLGIISTIAGKGDYVILDIDSHASIYDGCAMGNAEIVAFRHNDVEALEKRLKRLPPEAGKLVVLEGVYSMLGDIAPLKEMIRVSKENGAMVLVDEAHSMGFIGEHGRGVAEAQGVIDDVDFIIGTFSKSVGTVGGFCVSNHPKFEILRLVCRPYVFTASLPPSVVATAATSIRKLMHGSNKRAHLWENSKDLHKGLRDLGFTLGTDEPQSAIIAVIMPDLERGAMMWEALLEEGLYVNLARPPATPAGMTLLRCSLCAEHSSEQVGEILGRFERAGKRVGIIG
- the groL gene encoding chaperonin GroEL (60 kDa chaperone family; promotes refolding of misfolded polypeptides especially under stressful conditions; forms two stacked rings of heptamers to form a barrel-shaped 14mer; ends can be capped by GroES; misfolded proteins enter the barrel where they are refolded when GroES binds), which gives rise to MAAKDVKFSRDARERILRGVDTLADAVKVTLGPKGRNVVIDKSFGAPRITKDGVTVAKEIELKDKFENMGAQMLREVASKANDKAGDGTTTATVLAQAIVREGMKSVAAGMNPMDLKRGIDLAVSKVVETIKAQSKPVSGTSEIAQVGIISANGDKEVGEKIAEAMDKVGKEGVITVEEAKGLDFELDVVEGMQFDRGYLSPYFITNPEKMLVELSDPYILIFEKKLSNLQSMLPILEAVVQSGRPLLIIAEDIEGEALATLVVNRLRGGLKVAAVKAPGFGDRRKAMLQDIAILTAGEMISEDLGIKLESVTLNMLGQAKRVTIDKDNTTIVDGAGDHDAIKGRVEQIRAQIETTTSDYDKEKLQERLAKLAGGVAVIKVGGASEVEVKERKDRVDDALHATRAAVEEGIVPGGGTALLYATKALEGLSGINEDQTRGIDIIRRALQAPVRQIAENAGFDGGVVAGKLFDQNDSNFGFNASTDVYEDLVKAGVIDPTKVVRIALQDAASVAGLLITTEAGIAETPEDKPAMPMGGGGMGGMGGMDF
- a CDS encoding acyl carrier protein, translating into MSSLTDQIHGLIAPFNKKGVELTDATTFAGDLEWDSLTVMDFVAEVEDTFDIIISMNMQAEIETVGQLIAAVEKLQG
- a CDS encoding Pycsar system effector family protein, coding for MDSEKPAPPPISFPPNAVHLVRTNQQLTMNLSQMADQKASILMGATFVVFTLAIGQARAGAGALAIPLAILATFSFLSALLAISAVLPRVGKAPPIVYKDGKDHSNILFFGRFAQMEEDEFIDAVKARLRTEEDLYETMLRDTYQNGIVLARRKYRYLAYAYRLFVVGLTLTFVAFAVEMALLWSK
- a CDS encoding ArsR/SmtB family transcription factor, with translation MTELLDIFRALADPTRLRVVALLREMELAIGELAVVLEQSQPRVSRHVRILADAGIIERRREGSWVFLRIAEDGPVGQILARAELWPFSPREALIIGYDAQRLAAIRTERAAVAERYFADHAAEWDKIRSRHVAESEVEAAMLAMVAGRRLGHLLDIGTGTGRMAEIFAPTVRRITALDRSPEMLRIARAKLADQPVPIDLVQGDFLNLPLADASIDSIVIHQALHFAHEPDRVIAEASRVLRGGGHLLIVDFAPHEDEEMRTVAAHARLGFSDAQIRGWFASAGMVLETAQTLEGGDLAVKLWLGRRRSDEDQSPVREDGQRKRLAA